A stretch of Ligilactobacillus faecis DNA encodes these proteins:
- the uvrB gene encoding excinuclease ABC subunit UvrB, whose translation MIERQADKEFKLVSKYEPTGDQPTAIASLVDGIKAGKKEQILLGATGTGKTFTISNVIAKVNKPTLVLAHNKTLAGQLYGEFKEFFPENAVEYFVSYYDYYQPEAYVPSSDTYIEKDSSINDEIDKLRHSATSSLLERNDVIVVASVSSIFGLGDPNEYRDQALSLRVGQELERDKLLQQLIEVQFERNDIDFQRGRFRVRGDVVEIFPASRDEQALRIEFFGDEIDRIREVDPLTGEILGDRSHVVIFPATHFLTSGERLESSIQSIEAELKERLEVLREEGKLLEAQRLEQRTTYDIEMLREMGYCSGIENYSRHMDGRKPGQAPYTLLDFFPDDFLIVVDESHVTMPQVRGMYNGDRSRKQMLVDHGFRLPSALDNRPLKLAEFEDHVDQIVYMSATPGEYEKEHTDEVVQQIIRPTGLLDPDVEVRPIMGQMDDLVCEIEKRVKRDERVFVTTLTKKMAEDLTDYFKEMSIKVKYLHSDIKTLERTEIVRDLRLGKFDVLVGINLLREGIDVPEVSLVAILDADKEGFLRNERSLIQTIGRAARNENGHVIMYADKVTDSMQAAIDETKRRRTLQMQYNEEHHIKPKTVKKAIRDVITITAKPEEHLKDLDREIAFDELDKKEQLEMIARLEEQMRTAAKNLEFEDAAALRDTVLELKTQIGQ comes from the coding sequence ATGATCGAACGTCAAGCTGATAAGGAGTTCAAATTAGTTTCAAAATATGAACCAACTGGAGATCAACCTACTGCGATCGCAAGTTTAGTTGATGGGATAAAAGCAGGAAAAAAAGAACAGATCTTACTTGGAGCGACTGGGACGGGGAAAACCTTTACCATCTCAAATGTGATCGCAAAAGTTAATAAACCGACGCTCGTTTTAGCTCATAATAAGACGCTTGCCGGTCAGCTCTATGGGGAATTCAAAGAATTCTTCCCAGAAAATGCAGTTGAGTATTTTGTTAGTTACTATGATTACTACCAACCAGAAGCTTACGTCCCCTCAAGTGATACGTACATTGAAAAAGATTCAAGTATAAATGACGAGATCGATAAATTGCGCCACTCAGCTACTAGTTCGTTGCTCGAACGAAATGATGTGATCGTAGTTGCTTCGGTCTCGTCGATCTTTGGTTTAGGTGATCCAAATGAATATCGCGATCAAGCTCTTTCTTTGCGTGTTGGGCAAGAACTTGAACGCGACAAATTATTACAACAATTGATCGAAGTTCAATTCGAACGAAATGATATCGATTTTCAACGGGGGCGTTTTCGTGTCCGAGGCGATGTAGTCGAGATCTTTCCAGCTTCACGAGATGAACAAGCATTGCGTATTGAATTTTTTGGCGACGAGATCGATCGGATCCGTGAAGTTGATCCTTTGACAGGCGAGATCTTAGGAGATCGCAGTCATGTTGTGATCTTCCCAGCGACCCACTTTTTAACGAGTGGTGAAAGGTTAGAAAGTTCGATCCAAAGTATTGAAGCTGAACTCAAAGAACGCTTAGAGGTTTTACGTGAAGAAGGTAAACTTTTAGAAGCTCAGCGACTTGAACAACGTACAACTTATGATATCGAGATGTTGCGTGAGATGGGATATTGTTCAGGGATCGAAAATTACTCTCGCCATATGGATGGACGCAAGCCAGGGCAAGCACCGTATACGCTACTTGATTTTTTCCCAGATGATTTTTTGATCGTTGTCGACGAATCACACGTGACGATGCCTCAAGTACGCGGGATGTATAATGGTGACCGCTCGCGCAAGCAAATGTTGGTCGATCATGGTTTCCGTTTGCCAAGTGCCTTAGATAATCGGCCGTTAAAATTAGCTGAATTTGAAGACCATGTCGATCAGATCGTCTATATGTCAGCTACTCCTGGTGAATATGAAAAAGAGCATACTGATGAAGTTGTGCAACAGATCATTCGTCCAACAGGGCTTTTAGATCCAGACGTTGAAGTTCGCCCGATCATGGGGCAAATGGACGATCTTGTTTGCGAGATCGAAAAACGAGTCAAACGAGATGAGCGTGTTTTTGTAACAACTTTGACCAAAAAGATGGCTGAAGACCTAACTGACTATTTCAAGGAAATGAGTATCAAAGTCAAATATCTACATTCGGATATCAAGACACTTGAACGAACAGAGATCGTTCGTGACTTACGTTTAGGTAAATTTGACGTCTTAGTTGGGATCAACTTATTGCGTGAAGGGATCGATGTGCCAGAAGTTTCCCTTGTTGCGATCTTAGATGCTGATAAAGAAGGATTTTTACGCAATGAACGCTCCTTGATCCAAACGATCGGGCGGGCAGCACGTAACGAAAATGGACATGTGATCATGTATGCTGATAAGGTGACAGATTCGATGCAAGCTGCGATAGATGAAACAAAGCGGCGGCGAACGCTCCAAATGCAATACAATGAGGAGCACCATATCAAACCAAAAACAGTCAAAAAAGCGATCCGTGATGTGATCACGATCACAGCTAAACCAGAAGAGCACCTAAAAGATCTTGATCGAGAGATCGCTTTTGATGAATTAGATAAGAAAGAACAGTTAGAGATGATCGCACGTTTAGAAGAACAAATGCGGACCGCGGCTAAAAACTTAGAATTTGAAGATGCAGCTGCATTGCGGGATACTGTTTTAGAGTTAAAAACACAGATCGGACAGTAA
- the lgt gene encoding prolipoprotein diacylglyceryl transferase, with the protein MSEILGVIDPIAVRFLGIKVHWYGVIIGLAIMLALYLAVSEGKRQGLRPDDFYDYLLYALPIALICARIYYVIFQWDYYKKFPAEIYRIWDGGIAIYGGLLGALLVLVIFCKKRQLSPWLFLDVIAPTVILAQGIGRWGNFINQEAHGEAVSRIFLVQMHLPNFIIEQMNIGGTYYQPTFLYESVWDILGFLVLILLRHRKKLFKQGEIFLTYVAWYSFGRFFIEGMRTDSLMLLGLRVSQWLSVILFIGALSTIIYRRLNNKHLPWYLVVQKEDDQA; encoded by the coding sequence GTGAGTGAGATTTTAGGGGTGATCGATCCGATCGCCGTTCGATTTTTAGGAATAAAAGTTCATTGGTATGGAGTCATCATTGGGCTAGCGATCATGTTGGCGCTTTATCTAGCAGTGAGTGAGGGAAAGCGCCAAGGGCTTAGACCAGATGATTTCTATGACTATCTTCTTTATGCTTTGCCGATCGCTTTGATCTGTGCTCGGATCTATTACGTTATTTTTCAATGGGATTATTACAAGAAGTTTCCAGCTGAGATCTATCGCATTTGGGATGGAGGGATCGCGATCTATGGTGGCCTTTTAGGTGCTTTGCTTGTTTTAGTGATCTTTTGTAAAAAGCGTCAGCTCTCACCGTGGCTCTTTTTAGATGTGATCGCTCCAACCGTGATCTTAGCACAAGGGATCGGACGTTGGGGAAATTTTATCAACCAAGAAGCCCATGGTGAAGCAGTTAGTCGGATTTTCTTAGTCCAGATGCATTTACCCAACTTTATTATCGAACAGATGAATATCGGAGGCACATATTATCAACCGACCTTTTTATACGAATCTGTTTGGGATATTTTAGGTTTTTTAGTTTTGATCTTATTACGACATCGAAAAAAACTTTTTAAACAAGGTGAGATCTTTTTGACATATGTTGCTTGGTATTCTTTTGGACGTTTCTTTATCGAAGGGATGCGGACAGATAGTCTGATGCTTTTGGGCTTAAGAGTTTCGCAATGGCTCTCAGTCATATTGTTTATTGGAGCGCTTAGTACGATCATTTATCGTCGCTTAAATAACAAGCATCTCCCATGGTACTTAGTGGTACAAAAGGAAGATGATCAGGCATAG
- a CDS encoding phospho-sugar mutase has product MSWKDTYKIWNEQTELDADVRADLDRLVTDQTQLEDAFYAPLEFGTAGMRGVIGAGINRMNIYTVRQATEGLARLMDTLDEKTRLRGVAISYDSRHKSQEFAFEAAKVLGAHGIPTFVFESLRPTPELSFAVRHLHTYAGIMITASHNPKQYNGYKIYGEDGAQMPPKESDLITGYIREVTDLFDVAVETKEHLIEAGLLKIIGSEVDQAYLENAKEVTIDRELVAEEGKTMKLIFTPLHGTGGMLGEKALRQAGFEDFTLVPEQALPDPDFSTVEHPNPEFTEAFDLAIKLGKAEKADLLVAVDPDADRLGAAVRQPDGEYKLLTGNQIAAVMLNYILTARKKAGTLPANAAVVKSIVSSEFATKVAEDFGASAINVLTGFKFIAEQIQHFEETNEHTFMLGFEESYGYLVRPFVRDKDAIQSLVLLAEVAAFYKKQGKNLYDGLQELFEKYGYFAEKTIALTFDGVEGAQEIKNLMVKFREDAPADFAGQKVVAVEDYASSERKVTDGQVEEIKLPKSNVLKYILADGTWIAVRPSGTEPKIKFYIGTQGKTLAEANEKCQSFEEAINAFIKG; this is encoded by the coding sequence ATGAGTTGGAAAGATACTTATAAGATCTGGAATGAACAAACAGAGCTTGATGCAGATGTTCGTGCTGATCTTGATCGTTTAGTTACTGATCAAACACAGCTTGAGGACGCTTTTTATGCTCCTCTTGAATTTGGAACGGCTGGAATGCGTGGAGTGATCGGCGCTGGGATCAACCGAATGAACATTTATACAGTTCGGCAAGCGACTGAAGGTCTAGCACGTTTGATGGATACTTTAGATGAAAAAACACGTTTACGTGGGGTAGCGATCAGTTATGATTCACGTCATAAGTCACAAGAGTTTGCTTTTGAAGCTGCGAAAGTTTTAGGTGCACACGGGATCCCAACTTTTGTATTTGAAAGTTTACGTCCAACGCCTGAGCTTTCCTTTGCAGTGCGTCATTTACACACTTATGCTGGGATCATGATCACAGCTAGCCATAATCCAAAACAATATAATGGCTATAAGATCTATGGTGAAGATGGGGCTCAGATGCCACCAAAAGAGTCAGATTTGATCACAGGTTACATTCGAGAAGTAACAGATCTTTTTGATGTTGCAGTTGAAACTAAAGAACACTTGATCGAAGCAGGACTTTTGAAGATCATCGGTTCTGAAGTTGATCAGGCCTACTTAGAAAATGCTAAAGAAGTTACGATCGATCGTGAATTGGTAGCTGAAGAAGGTAAGACGATGAAGCTCATCTTCACACCACTTCATGGGACTGGTGGGATGTTAGGTGAAAAAGCTTTGCGTCAAGCCGGCTTCGAAGATTTTACTTTAGTGCCAGAACAGGCGTTACCTGATCCTGATTTTTCAACAGTTGAGCATCCAAACCCAGAATTTACAGAAGCTTTTGATCTAGCCATTAAATTAGGTAAGGCTGAAAAAGCCGACCTATTAGTTGCGGTAGACCCAGATGCTGACCGTTTAGGTGCTGCTGTTCGTCAACCAGACGGTGAATATAAACTTTTAACGGGTAATCAGATCGCTGCTGTTATGTTGAATTACATTTTGACAGCACGCAAGAAAGCTGGTACTTTGCCTGCTAATGCTGCTGTTGTCAAATCGATCGTTTCGAGTGAATTTGCTACTAAAGTTGCAGAAGATTTTGGAGCAAGTGCGATCAATGTTTTGACAGGCTTCAAGTTTATTGCTGAACAGATCCAACACTTTGAAGAAACAAATGAACATACCTTTATGTTAGGTTTTGAAGAAAGTTATGGTTACTTAGTGCGTCCGTTCGTACGTGACAAAGATGCGATCCAATCATTAGTTTTACTAGCCGAAGTTGCTGCTTTCTACAAGAAACAAGGTAAGAACTTATATGATGGCCTGCAAGAGCTCTTTGAAAAGTATGGCTATTTTGCTGAAAAGACGATCGCTTTGACTTTTGATGGGGTCGAAGGTGCACAAGAGATCAAGAATCTGATGGTCAAATTCAGAGAAGATGCTCCAGCTGATTTTGCAGGACAAAAGGTCGTTGCTGTAGAAGATTATGCGTCATCAGAACGAAAAGTTACTGACGGACAAGTTGAAGAGATCAAACTGCCAAAATCAAATGTTTTGAAGTATATTTTAGCTGATGGAACATGGATCGCAGTTCGACCTTCAGGGACTGAACCAAAAATCAAGTTCTATATTGGAACTCAAGGCAAGACTTTAGCCGAAGCTAATGAAAAATGTCAAAGCTTTGAAGAGGCGATCAATGCCTTTATCAAAGGCTAA